The following proteins are co-located in the Nonlabens ponticola genome:
- a CDS encoding RecQ family ATP-dependent DNA helicase has product MKHKPIDILKQVYGYDRFRSNQENIINSILSGKDTLALLPTGGGKSLCYQIPGLVRDGICVVISPLIALMQDQVNQLKQRGIKAIALTGGISYRDLDEMLDNCIYGNYKFLYMSPERLKQSLVQTRLKRMNINLIAIDEAHCISQWGHDFRPAYRDIATLKDLLGDIPMIAVTATATQQVRQDIVKNLKIDDAQVFVSSFKRDNISYRKLDTPDKRMALLSFYKSHSGSSITYVRSRKNTLEFSHLLNNHEIAASQYHGGLDHKTRNTAAQRWMKNRTQVMVATNAFGMGIDKPDVRSVVHLQLPESIESYYQETGRCGRDGKSSVAQFIYNINDLKHAHNQFIKALPTVAILKEVYKTLHNYLQVAMHEGADTVHDLSFAIYCRRYKHDPTVCYQALLTLNRLGIIEFNQQGGRGTVLRFRESVTTINTLTSNDPKTSAIIQSLLRTHGGSTQQENRLNIGMIATRSNVTEDEVVALLQALEAKELIDLQLGQSDMQVTLLLPRDDDHAVSKYAPLIKQQNQVKTQQLQAMMALLQENKKCLQQIILEYFDEKHSTPCGTCSNCLKQTKSQSPKNISLQILNMLSGKCLSAQELVNALHVNLEEVLTAVKSLMEQQKITITSHNKYKLNG; this is encoded by the coding sequence TTGAAGCATAAACCTATTGACATATTAAAGCAGGTTTATGGTTATGATCGCTTTAGAAGCAATCAGGAAAACATTATTAACTCTATTCTATCAGGAAAGGACACACTTGCCTTATTACCTACTGGTGGCGGCAAATCATTGTGCTATCAAATACCAGGATTGGTTCGTGACGGAATTTGTGTAGTCATCTCTCCATTGATTGCATTAATGCAGGATCAGGTGAACCAATTAAAGCAACGAGGTATCAAGGCGATAGCCCTGACTGGTGGTATATCGTATCGAGATCTCGATGAAATGCTAGATAATTGCATTTATGGCAATTATAAATTCCTATATATGAGCCCAGAGCGGCTCAAGCAATCGCTAGTACAAACGCGATTAAAGCGTATGAACATTAATTTGATTGCTATTGATGAGGCGCACTGTATCAGTCAATGGGGTCACGATTTTAGACCAGCATATCGCGATATAGCGACTCTCAAAGATCTCTTGGGCGATATACCCATGATTGCCGTTACTGCTACGGCAACACAACAAGTAAGGCAAGACATTGTCAAAAACTTGAAAATTGATGATGCACAGGTTTTTGTTTCCAGTTTCAAGAGAGATAACATTTCCTATCGCAAGCTTGACACACCCGATAAGCGCATGGCGTTGCTATCGTTTTATAAATCACATAGCGGTAGCTCAATTACCTATGTGCGTAGCAGAAAAAATACTCTTGAATTCTCGCACTTACTTAATAATCATGAGATAGCTGCCAGCCAATATCATGGCGGGCTAGATCACAAGACCAGAAACACGGCGGCCCAGCGATGGATGAAAAATCGAACGCAAGTGATGGTGGCGACAAACGCCTTTGGTATGGGAATCGATAAACCTGACGTGCGCAGCGTGGTGCATTTACAATTACCCGAAAGCATCGAGAGTTACTATCAAGAAACAGGTCGTTGCGGTCGAGATGGCAAATCCAGCGTCGCTCAATTTATTTATAACATCAATGATTTAAAGCACGCACACAATCAGTTTATAAAGGCTTTACCTACGGTTGCAATCCTGAAAGAAGTGTACAAAACCCTGCATAATTATTTGCAAGTTGCCATGCATGAAGGCGCAGACACAGTTCATGACCTATCCTTTGCCATCTACTGCCGTCGCTATAAACATGATCCTACCGTTTGTTATCAAGCCCTACTTACATTGAATCGATTAGGTATCATTGAGTTTAATCAACAAGGTGGTCGTGGTACGGTATTACGCTTTCGCGAAAGCGTAACAACTATCAATACCTTAACAAGTAATGATCCTAAAACTAGTGCCATCATCCAGTCTCTATTGCGCACACACGGTGGCAGTACACAACAAGAAAACAGATTGAATATCGGTATGATTGCAACACGCAGTAATGTGACCGAAGATGAAGTTGTAGCGTTGCTACAAGCACTAGAGGCTAAGGAACTTATTGATTTACAACTGGGGCAAAGTGATATGCAAGTAACCCTACTTCTCCCAAGAGATGATGATCACGCAGTTAGTAAATATGCACCGCTCATAAAGCAACAAAACCAAGTCAAAACGCAACAGTTGCAAGCAATGATGGCGTTATTGCAAGAAAACAAGAAATGCTTGCAACAAATCATACTAGAATATTTTGATGAAAAGCATAGCACTCCATGCGGTACTTGTTCAAATTGCCTAAAACAAACCAAGTCTCAAAGTCCTAAAAATATCTCTCTGCAAATTCTAAATATGTTGTCTGGAAAATGCCTAAGCGCACAGGAATTAGTTAACGCATTACATGTCAATCTAGAAGAAGTTCTTACAGCTGTGAAAAGCCTAATGGAACAGCAAAAAATTACCATCACCTCTCATAATAAATACAAATTGAATGGATAA
- the fmt gene encoding methionyl-tRNA formyltransferase yields the protein MDKKLKIVFYGTPEFATGVLETLHKSPHEIVGVVTAPDKPAGRGRKIQESHVKQYAVQNNLNVLQPTNLKAQEFLDDLQSLEADLQVVVAFRMLPKAVWSMPSRGTFNLHASLLPQYRGAAPINWAIINQEKVTGVTTFFIDEKIDTGAIIDQESISIEKDENVGSLYSTLMQLGAQLTLKTVNAIAKGDVSTTIQKNAQDLKEAPKLNAKNTTIDFEKSAREVDALVRGLNPYPVAKASLIQDGEQMTVKIFETRIIEKDHHMTAGSIVIDDKRMIVACEDNWVEIIEIQLPNKKRMKIADLLNGYSFAPDARFGKA from the coding sequence ATGGATAAGAAATTGAAAATTGTCTTCTACGGTACGCCAGAGTTTGCCACTGGTGTTCTAGAAACGCTACATAAGTCACCGCATGAGATAGTAGGTGTAGTTACCGCACCAGATAAGCCTGCTGGACGTGGTCGCAAGATTCAGGAAAGTCATGTAAAACAGTATGCCGTGCAAAATAATTTGAACGTGCTGCAGCCTACTAATCTTAAAGCTCAAGAATTTCTGGACGACTTACAAAGCCTTGAGGCAGATTTGCAAGTTGTCGTTGCCTTTAGAATGTTGCCTAAAGCTGTGTGGAGTATGCCGTCACGAGGAACTTTTAATTTGCACGCCAGCCTATTGCCTCAATATCGTGGAGCAGCACCTATTAACTGGGCAATCATCAATCAAGAGAAGGTTACTGGTGTTACAACCTTTTTTATTGATGAAAAAATAGATACTGGAGCCATTATAGATCAAGAGAGCATTTCTATAGAGAAAGACGAGAATGTTGGTTCTTTATATAGTACGCTAATGCAATTGGGAGCTCAACTCACTCTCAAAACGGTAAATGCCATTGCCAAAGGCGATGTAAGCACTACCATTCAAAAGAATGCACAAGATCTTAAGGAAGCACCCAAACTAAATGCCAAAAACACAACCATAGATTTTGAAAAATCAGCTAGAGAGGTTGATGCCTTGGTACGTGGCTTGAATCCCTATCCTGTCGCAAAGGCTAGTTTAATACAAGATGGAGAGCAGATGACAGTGAAAATTTTTGAAACGAGGATTATTGAAAAAGATCACCACATGACGGCTGGCAGCATCGTCATTGACGATAAGAGGATGATAGTTGCTTGTGAAGATAATTGGGTCGAGATCATCGAGATACAATTGCCCAATAAGAAACGAATGAAGATCGCTGATCTTCTTAACGGCTATTCATTCGCGCCGGATGCTAGATTTGGCAAGGCATAG
- a CDS encoding HU family DNA-binding protein, which yields MNKTDLIEAMAEDAGVSKAAAKKALESFLGNVEKSLKKGDRVSLVGFGSFSVSKRAAREGRNPQTGKTIKIAAKKVVKFKAGSDLQKAVN from the coding sequence ATGAACAAAACAGATTTAATTGAAGCAATGGCAGAAGATGCTGGCGTTTCAAAAGCAGCAGCAAAAAAAGCACTAGAGTCATTTCTAGGAAACGTTGAAAAGAGCCTTAAAAAAGGTGACCGTGTATCTCTAGTAGGATTTGGTTCTTTTTCAGTTTCTAAAAGAGCAGCTCGTGAAGGTAGAAACCCACAAACTGGTAAGACGATCAAGATCGCTGCTAAGAAAGTAGTAAAATTCAAAGCAGGTAGCGATTTACAGAAAGCTGTAAACTAG
- a CDS encoding YqgE/AlgH family protein, which translates to METIKPQKGKLLVAEPSIIGDESFSRSVVLLTEFNQEGIVGFIVNKPLDYTLSELLPEVDCDFEVYNGGPVSTDNLYFLHTVPDLIPGSHHIQDGIFWGGDFKTVSQLINDNKLDHNDIKFFLGYTGWASLQLEQELKLKSWVVIDNEDHENILSDKMHDIWKVKMRDLGDGYEIWSNAPENPAYN; encoded by the coding sequence ATGGAAACGATCAAACCACAAAAAGGTAAACTACTGGTTGCTGAACCTAGCATCATAGGCGATGAATCTTTCTCGAGATCTGTGGTCTTACTAACGGAGTTTAATCAGGAAGGCATCGTTGGTTTCATTGTCAACAAGCCGCTTGATTACACATTAAGTGAATTATTACCTGAGGTTGATTGTGATTTTGAAGTCTACAACGGCGGCCCGGTAAGTACAGACAACCTTTACTTCTTGCATACGGTTCCAGATCTTATTCCAGGCTCCCATCATATACAGGATGGCATATTTTGGGGTGGTGATTTTAAAACAGTTTCACAGCTTATCAATGACAATAAGCTTGATCACAATGACATAAAGTTCTTCTTAGGTTACACTGGTTGGGCAAGCTTGCAATTAGAACAAGAACTTAAACTCAAATCATGGGTTGTGATTGACAATGAGGACCATGAGAACATCTTGTCAGACAAGATGCACGACATCTGGAAAGTTAAGATGCGTGATCTAGGCGATGGCTATGAAATCTGGTCAAACGCTCCAGAAAATCCTGCCTACAATTAA
- a CDS encoding aminotransferase class IV, with the protein MILLNGNLVAQNDATISYNNRGTYYGDGLFETIRCFKTAPIFLESHYFRLMSSMRMLRMEIPDNFTLEFFKEQIDLLHNQQSSSLDHSRIRITVWRKQGGYYTPTDNNVQWSMELSTLDQVFTDSTNYEVELFKDFYVQASLLTNLKTTTKTVNILAGIFAEENDYQDMLLLNDNKMVAECISGNLFLRQGNIIKTPPLSDGCLNGIMREQVLTQIKRMMSYEFKEESITPFELQRADELFFTNSIQGIKSITKYRKKSYTQEAAQELREYFNEKLLC; encoded by the coding sequence ATGATCTTATTGAACGGCAACTTAGTAGCACAAAACGATGCGACAATCTCATACAACAATCGTGGTACCTACTACGGTGATGGATTGTTTGAAACAATACGCTGTTTTAAAACGGCTCCTATATTTCTTGAGTCGCATTACTTTAGGCTCATGTCATCAATGCGCATGCTGCGTATGGAAATACCTGATAATTTCACGCTTGAGTTTTTTAAAGAGCAAATAGATTTATTACACAACCAGCAATCATCGTCATTAGATCACAGCAGGATACGCATTACCGTATGGCGCAAACAAGGCGGATATTATACGCCTACTGATAATAATGTGCAATGGAGTATGGAATTATCTACTCTTGATCAAGTTTTTACTGATTCCACGAATTATGAGGTTGAACTCTTCAAAGATTTCTATGTACAGGCCAGCTTATTAACTAATCTTAAGACGACTACCAAAACCGTCAACATACTCGCTGGTATTTTTGCAGAAGAGAATGACTACCAGGATATGTTATTACTTAATGATAACAAGATGGTGGCAGAATGTATATCAGGAAATCTATTCCTGCGACAAGGAAACATCATTAAAACACCACCGTTATCAGACGGTTGTCTCAACGGCATCATGAGAGAGCAAGTACTTACTCAAATAAAGCGCATGATGAGCTATGAATTTAAGGAGGAAAGTATCACACCGTTTGAGTTACAACGAGCTGATGAGCTATTCTTTACTAATTCTATTCAAGGAATAAAAAGTATTACTAAGTATAGAAAGAAAAGCTATACTCAAGAAGCCGCACAAGAATTGCGCGAGTATTTCAACGAGAAACTATTGTGTTAA
- a CDS encoding START-like domain-containing protein produces the protein MQDPIKFEMEFVVQVSPSLLYQYIATPSGMSEWFADNVNSRGEYFRFIWDGQEEKAKIIKRVGEERARFQWDYDEDTKKFFELRIEVDDITKDVSLMITDFGDDEDEVEEQKMFWENQISGLKKILGSR, from the coding sequence ATGCAAGATCCAATAAAGTTTGAAATGGAGTTTGTGGTCCAAGTATCGCCATCTCTATTGTATCAATATATAGCCACACCATCTGGAATGTCTGAGTGGTTTGCTGACAATGTTAATAGCCGCGGTGAGTACTTCCGTTTTATATGGGATGGGCAAGAAGAAAAAGCCAAAATTATCAAACGTGTAGGCGAGGAACGTGCAAGATTCCAATGGGATTATGACGAGGATACCAAAAAGTTTTTTGAATTGCGCATTGAGGTAGATGATATCACCAAAGATGTTTCCTTGATGATCACTGACTTTGGTGATGATGAGGATGAAGTTGAGGAGCAAAAAATGTTCTGGGAAAACCAGATAAGTGGACTAAAAAAGATTCTAGGATCTAGATAA
- a CDS encoding LacI family DNA-binding transcriptional regulator, with amino-acid sequence MKRNKVTLNVLAKEVGLSISTISKSLKDSDEISEETKLLVIEAAKRLGYKGTVVNPKTNKIVAVVIPDVINDFFAQVLTGIEEVATQHNYKVITCLTNESLDKEVAYLDVLDDNSIDGIIIAAAKETQTSNQITHLQRVVDKNIPMVMFDRSIDDVECDKIVVDDVLSAARAVEFLVDRGDKHICMASSISQINVGQLREQGVRKAMESHEDVILNVITSTEEAQFEKRMEDALRYDGIDAVIALDQAAAIIALNKANELNIAIPQDLQIIGYSNGILSRYSYPKMTVIDQHARELGNKAFIRMRNLIDNEDDIKVTRIHTLKTSLLERGTTRK; translated from the coding sequence TTGAAACGTAACAAAGTCACCCTGAACGTACTAGCAAAAGAAGTAGGACTGTCTATATCAACTATCTCAAAATCGCTCAAGGATAGCGATGAGATTAGTGAAGAGACTAAACTGCTCGTAATAGAAGCAGCCAAAAGGTTGGGTTACAAAGGTACCGTTGTCAATCCTAAGACGAACAAAATCGTCGCCGTAGTCATTCCTGACGTGATTAATGACTTTTTTGCACAAGTCCTAACAGGTATAGAAGAAGTAGCTACTCAACATAATTATAAAGTCATCACTTGTCTTACCAATGAGTCGCTGGATAAGGAGGTAGCATATCTTGATGTACTGGATGATAACAGTATTGATGGAATAATCATCGCAGCAGCCAAAGAAACTCAAACAAGTAATCAAATTACTCATTTACAACGAGTGGTCGATAAAAACATACCTATGGTGATGTTTGACCGCAGTATCGATGACGTAGAATGTGATAAGATTGTGGTTGATGACGTTCTATCCGCAGCTCGTGCGGTAGAGTTCCTAGTAGATCGTGGTGATAAGCACATTTGTATGGCCAGCTCCATAAGTCAGATCAATGTAGGGCAGTTGCGAGAACAAGGCGTGCGCAAGGCGATGGAATCCCATGAGGATGTCATCCTCAATGTAATAACTTCTACCGAAGAGGCTCAATTTGAGAAACGCATGGAAGATGCGTTGCGCTATGATGGTATTGACGCTGTGATAGCGCTTGATCAAGCAGCAGCAATCATTGCATTAAATAAAGCTAATGAACTCAATATTGCCATACCTCAGGATCTACAGATCATAGGATATTCTAATGGTATTTTATCACGATATTCTTATCCTAAAATGACGGTAATTGATCAGCACGCTCGTGAATTGGGAAATAAGGCATTTATAAGAATGCGCAATCTCATTGATAATGAAGATGATATCAAAGTGACACGCATTCATACGCTCAAGACTTCTTTACTAGAGAGAGGAACTACCAGAAAATAA